The following proteins come from a genomic window of Thermoproteus sp.:
- the pdxT gene encoding pyridoxal 5'-phosphate synthase glutaminase subunit PdxT, whose product MKIGILALQGDVEEHAQAALKAAEELGVSAQVAEVKAPRDLSALDALILTGGESTTISLLTSRAGLKEAVRDVINSGVPTLATCAGMIYLAKRIRGGTPRQTSLEVLDVEVLRNAFGRQRESFEVKLTVDGFGEVDAIFIRAPAVTSVWGSARSIASLTHKSLGEVSVAVRQNNVLATAFHPELSTTAFHKWLIVEAKR is encoded by the coding sequence ATGAAGATAGGCATATTAGCCCTACAGGGAGATGTGGAGGAACACGCCCAGGCCGCCCTCAAGGCCGCAGAGGAGCTGGGGGTATCCGCCCAAGTAGCCGAGGTGAAGGCGCCGCGGGACCTTTCGGCTCTAGACGCATTGATACTCACTGGCGGGGAGTCGACCACTATATCTCTCCTCACCTCCAGGGCCGGCCTTAAGGAGGCCGTCAGAGATGTGATCAACTCGGGCGTGCCGACCCTGGCGACGTGTGCCGGCATGATATATCTAGCTAAACGCATTAGAGGGGGGACGCCGCGCCAGACATCGCTGGAGGTGCTCGACGTAGAGGTGTTGAGGAACGCATTCGGCCGCCAGCGCGAGTCCTTTGAGGTCAAACTGACTGTGGACGGCTTCGGCGAGGTCGATGCCATATTCATCAGAGCCCCCGCGGTCACATCGGTATGGGGATCGGCGAGGTCTATAGCCTCGTTGACCCATAAATCTCTCGGCGAGGTCTCCGTAGCTGTTAGACAAAACAACGTGCTCGCCACGGCCTTCCACCCAGAGCTTTCAACTACGGCGTTCCATAAATGGCTGATTGTGGAGGCCAAGAGGTAG
- the pdxS gene encoding pyridoxal 5'-phosphate synthase lyase subunit PdxS gives MSVANSFETLKRLEELFYGLAEARDRLRSAGLPHPVVGASTGTIRAKLGFISMLKRGVIMDVTNVEQAQIAEEAGAVGVMVLDKLPYDVRKSGGVARTADVKVIEEIMSAITIPVSAKVRIGHFYEALVLERLGVDLIDESEVLTPVDEKHHINKWLFKVPFVNGARELCEALRRISEGASMIRSKGEAGTGNVAEAVKHFKAIASSIRDLVAHRQDEEYLRDYARQCQVPLELVKLTAEMGRVPVVTFAAGGIATPADAALMMWLGADGVFVGSGIFKSQDPQERARAIVIATAHWDDPDTVLEAQRMVSEKSAMLGIDVKALKPEELLQTRGV, from the coding sequence ATGTCGGTGGCGAACTCCTTCGAGACCCTCAAGAGGCTGGAGGAGTTGTTCTACGGCTTGGCTGAAGCGCGTGACAGGTTGAGATCCGCGGGACTGCCGCATCCTGTGGTCGGCGCGTCTACGGGAACTATAAGGGCCAAGTTGGGCTTCATATCGATGCTCAAGAGGGGCGTGATTATGGACGTCACGAATGTGGAACAAGCACAGATAGCAGAAGAGGCGGGCGCCGTAGGCGTCATGGTTTTAGACAAGCTCCCCTACGACGTGAGGAAGTCAGGCGGGGTCGCCAGGACCGCCGACGTTAAGGTCATCGAGGAGATCATGTCGGCCATAACCATACCGGTCTCGGCGAAGGTCAGAATTGGCCACTTCTACGAGGCCTTGGTGTTGGAGCGCCTAGGCGTGGACCTCATAGACGAATCGGAGGTGTTGACGCCAGTCGACGAGAAGCACCACATAAACAAGTGGCTTTTCAAGGTGCCTTTCGTCAACGGCGCGAGAGAGCTCTGCGAGGCGTTGAGGCGCATATCGGAAGGCGCCTCCATGATACGCTCCAAGGGCGAGGCGGGGACGGGCAACGTGGCGGAGGCGGTGAAGCACTTCAAGGCGATTGCGAGCTCCATTAGGGACCTCGTGGCCCACAGACAAGACGAGGAGTACCTACGGGACTACGCCAGGCAGTGCCAAGTGCCGTTGGAGCTGGTCAAGCTCACGGCCGAGATGGGGAGGGTGCCCGTGGTGACCTTCGCGGCGGGCGGCATAGCTACTCCTGCAGACGCTGCCCTCATGATGTGGCTGGGAGCTGATGGCGTGTTCGTGGGCAGCGGGATCTTCAAGAGCCAGGACCCGCAGGAGAGAGCGAGGGCCATAGTGATAGCCACGGCCCATTGGGACGACCCCGACACGGTACTCGAAGCCCAGAGGATGGTCAGCGAGAAGTCGGCCATGTTGGGCATAGACGTCAAGGCCCTAAAGCCCGAAGAGCTCCTCCAGACTAGAGGGGTATGA
- a CDS encoding M20/M25/M40 family metallo-hydrolase: protein MELKELLLRALSIYSPSHSEGELARFLLGVVKERADDAWIDEAGNVVAVRGKGGPVVWLHAHMDTVVGMLEVREEDGTIRGRGAVDDKGPLVAYLEAFRSAEPSGTLVLALVTAEEDDSAGTEALLRGGPPRPDYVYVGEPTDLHVAYAYRGGGKVELKISTRGGHASSPIYGNPFEELYGSYLELKRRVGHGERFADFTVTPTIVRCGDAPNKVPVECTAVVDVRIPLGHNCAELEERIRGLPARLLTCTDPAEVDPTNPAARALVRGLLKAGVEPKLSKKYGTSDFNLLIALTKNMAAFGPGDPRLAHTEDEAIRLEDVVKAAAALKYAVEELGRRR from the coding sequence ATGGAGCTCAAAGAGTTGCTATTGAGGGCCCTGTCTATATATAGCCCGTCGCATAGCGAGGGGGAGCTCGCAAGGTTTTTGTTGGGGGTCGTGAAGGAGCGTGCAGACGACGCGTGGATCGACGAGGCGGGGAATGTCGTAGCGGTTAGGGGGAAGGGAGGGCCCGTCGTTTGGCTTCATGCCCATATGGATACAGTGGTCGGAATGCTCGAAGTGAGGGAGGAGGACGGCACGATTAGGGGCAGGGGAGCTGTGGACGATAAGGGCCCCCTCGTGGCATATCTGGAGGCCTTCAGGTCGGCAGAGCCCTCGGGCACTTTAGTGTTAGCCCTCGTCACCGCCGAGGAGGACGACAGCGCGGGTACCGAGGCCCTACTGAGGGGAGGACCGCCGAGACCCGACTACGTCTATGTCGGGGAGCCCACCGACCTCCATGTGGCCTACGCCTATAGGGGAGGGGGAAAGGTGGAATTGAAGATATCCACTAGGGGCGGACATGCGTCTAGCCCCATATACGGCAACCCCTTCGAGGAGCTCTACGGCTCCTATTTGGAGCTTAAGAGGAGGGTTGGCCACGGCGAGCGTTTCGCCGACTTCACCGTGACCCCCACCATTGTGCGTTGCGGCGATGCGCCGAATAAGGTCCCCGTGGAGTGTACGGCCGTCGTGGACGTCAGGATACCTCTAGGCCACAACTGCGCCGAGTTGGAGGAAAGAATAAGGGGCCTGCCCGCCCGGCTGTTGACCTGCACGGACCCGGCTGAAGTCGACCCCACGAACCCCGCAGCAAGGGCGTTGGTGAGGGGGCTCCTTAAGGCCGGCGTGGAGCCGAAGCTCAGCAAGAAGTACGGCACTTCTGACTTCAATCTGCTTATAGCCTTGACGAAAAATATGGCGGCCTTCGGCCCGGGCGACCCGCGGCTAGCCCACACAGAAGACGAAGCCATACGTCTGGAGGACGTAGTTAAAGCCGCGGCCGCGCTGAAATACGCAGTGGAGGAGCTGGGGAGGAGGCGGTAG